From Nicotiana tabacum cultivar K326 chromosome 15, ASM71507v2, whole genome shotgun sequence, the proteins below share one genomic window:
- the LOC107815988 gene encoding diacylglycerol kinase 1 isoform X2 codes for MEDYRELDIPLASWISKNPSEMAESWFFILCCFIAGLVGILTIIYTAFQWRKNVNISWMKAIARSKKNPKARYKVPVASHSWTLESVSRGKSLNCCVCLESMSPSQTLGPMVASESFFNCCCTCGAAAHLSCSSSAHKDCKCGSMFGYKHVVHQWAVRWTEVADQPDDSFCSYCEEPCSSSFLGGSPIWCCLWCQCLVHIDCHANMFHETGDICDLGPFRRLILSPLHVKEFTRTSSGGLLSSITQGANEIASSVRASIRSQSKKYKHKNKNHLNEVSTDTGNGDNTGDTTTESTADTHQVNGTYKVEENCNGGIHKEAVDQQQGSVLKKLVSIPSFKRSSSINQKDESQLIRMKQKYELTDLPPDARPLLVFLNKKSGAQRGDSLRQRLNILLNPVQVFELSSTEGPEVGLYLFRRVPHFRILICGGDGTVGWVLNAIDKQNFVSPPPVAILPAGTGNDLARVLSWGGGLGSVERQGGLCTLLHDIEQAAVTILDRWKVSILNQQGELLQPPKFLNNYLGVGCDAKVALEIHNMREENPEKFYNQFMNKVLYAREGARSIMDRTFADFPWQVHVEVDGVEIEVPEDAEGVLVANIGSYMGGVDLWQNEDESYDNLDPQSMHDKMLEVVSISGTWHLGKLQVGLSKARRLAQGQVIKIQLFAAFPVQVDGEPWNQQPCTLTITHHGQAFMLKRAAEEPLGHAAAIIADVLENAESNQVINTSQKRALLQEMAIRLS; via the exons ATGGAAGACTATCGAGAATTAGATATTCCGCTTGCTAGCTGGATCAGCAAAAATCCCTCCGAGATGGCGGAATCATGGTTTTTTATTCTCTGTTGTTTCATTGCTGGTTTAGTCGGGATTCTCACTATCATTTACACTGCTTTCCAGTGGAGAAAGAACGTAAACATTAGTTGGATGAAAGCTATAGCTAGGTCAAAGAAAAACCCGAAAGCCAGGTATAAGGTCCCTGTAGCTTCTCATAGTTGGACTTTGGAATCCGTATCTCGAGGGAAAAGTTTAAATTGCTGTGTCTGTTTAGAGTCCATGTCGCCATCTCAAACTCTTGGACCAATGGTGGCATCAGAGAGTTTTTTTAATTGCTGCTGCACTTGTGGTGCAGCAGCTCATCTTAGTTGCTCATCGAGTGCTCATAAGGATTGCAAATGTGGATCAATGTTTGGATATAAGCACGTGGTACATCAATGGGCAGTTCGGTGGACAGAGGTAGCAGATCAACCAGATGACTCTTTCTGCAGCTACTGTGAAGAGCCGTGCAGCAGTTCGTTTCTTGGGGGTTCCCCTATATGGTGTTGCTTATGGTGTCAGTGCCTGGTTCACATTGATTGCCATGCTAATATGTTCCATGAAACTGGTGATATTTGTGACCTGGGCCCTTTCAGAAGGCTTATTTTATCGCCTCTTCATGTTAAAGAGTTTACTAGGACGTCCTCTGGTGGACTGCTGAGTTCTATCACACAAGGAGCCAATGAAATTGCATCTTCAGTACGTGCTAGTATTAGAAGTCAAAGCAAGAAAtacaaacacaaaaataaaaaccATTTAAATGAGGTATCTACTGACACAGGCAATGGTGATAATACCGGTGACACAACCACTGAAAGCACTGCAGATACTCATCAAGTAAATGGTACTTATAAAGTAGAGGAAAATTGTAATGGTGGTATACATAAAGAGGCTGTAGATCAGCAACAAGGAAGTGTTCTGAAAAAGCTGGTATCTATACCCAGCTTCAAGAGGAGTTCATCAATCAATCAGAAGGATGAGTCTCAGTTAATACGGATGAAACAGAAATATGAATTGACTGATTTGCCTCCAGATGCTAGGCCTCTGCTAGTTTTTCTAAACAAGAAAAGTGGAGCTCAGCGAGGAGATTCACTTAGGCAGCGGTTGAACATTTTATTAAATCCTGTGCAG GTCTTTGAGTTGAGCTCAACAGAAGGACCAGAAGTAGGTCTTTATCTATTCAGAAGGGTCCCTCACTTCAGGATTCTCATCTGTGGTGGAGATGGTACTGTTGGATGGGTTTTAAATGCTATAGATAAACAAAACTTTGTTTCACCCCCACCAGTAGCAATACTTCCTGCTGGGACGGGAAATGATTTGGCTAGAGTTCTTTCCTGGGGAGGTGGCTTGGGTTCAGTTGAGAGGCAAGGAGGTCTTTGCACACTTTTGCATGATATAGAACAAGCAGCGGTAACCATTCTTGATCGTTGGAAAGTTTCAATCTTGAACCAACAAGGAGAGCTGCTTCAACCTCCAAAGTTCTTGAACAACTACCTTG GTGTTGGTTGCGATGCAAAGGTTGCATTAGAAATCCATAATATGAGGGAGGAAAACCCGGAAAAGTTCTACAATCAG TTCATGAACAAAGTTCTTTATGCCAGAGAAGGCGCCAGGAGTATCATGGATAGGACATTTGCAGATTTTCCATGGCAAGTTCATGTGGAGGTTGATGGTGTTGAGATCGAGGTTCCTGAG GATGCAGAAGGTGTTCTTGTAGCTAATATTGGGAGCTACATGGGCGGAGTAGACTTGTGGCAGAATGAAGATGAAAGCTATGATAATCTTGATCCTCAATCCATGCACGATAAGATGCTGGAGGTTGTTAGCATTTCTGGTACCTGGCATCTTGGGAAGCTTCAG GTGGGGCTTTCCAAAGCTCGGAGGCTTGCACAAGGACAAGTGATTAAAATTCAACTTTTTGCTGCATTTCCTGTTCAAGTAGATGGAGAACCTTGGAATCAGCAACCCTGTACATTGACGATAACACATCATGGACAG GCTTTTATGCTGAAGAGAGCAGCAGAAGAACCTCTAGGTCATGCAGCAGCCATAATTGCAGATGTGCTTGAGAATGCTGAATCCAATCAAGTAATTAATACATCACAGAAGCGAGCACTTCTTCAAGAAATGGCTATCAGACTGTCTTAG
- the LOC107815988 gene encoding diacylglycerol kinase 1 isoform X1, with product MEDYRELDIPLASWISKNPSEMAESWFFILCCFIAGLVGILTIIYTAFQWRKNVNISWMKAIARSKKNPKARYKVPVASHSWTLESVSRGKSLNCCVCLESMSPSQTLGPMVASESFFNCCCTCGAAAHLSCSSSAHKDCKCGSMFGYKHVVHQWAVRWTEVADQPDDSFCSYCEEPCSSSFLGGSPIWCCLWCQCLVHIDCHANMFHETGDICDLGPFRRLILSPLHVKEFTRTSSGGLLSSITQGANEIASSVRASIRSQSKKYKHKNKNHLNEVSTDTGNGDNTGDTTTESTADTHQVNGTYKVEENCNGGIHKEAVDQQQGSVLKKLVSIPSFKRSSSINQKDESQLIRMKQKYELTDLPPDARPLLVFLNKKSGAQRGDSLRQRLNILLNPVQVFELSSTEGPEVGLYLFRRVPHFRILICGGDGTVGWVLNAIDKQNFVSPPPVAILPAGTGNDLARVLSWGGGLGSVERQGGLCTLLHDIEQAAVTILDRWKVSILNQQGELLQPPKFLNNYLGVGCDAKVALEIHNMREENPEKFYNQFMNKVLYAREGARSIMDRTFADFPWQVHVEVDGVEIEVPEDAEGVLVANIGSYMGGVDLWQNEDESYDNLDPQSMHDKMLEVVSISGTWHLGKLQVGLSKARRLAQGQVIKIQLFAAFPVQVDGEPWNQQPCTLTITHHGQVSFLQNSTVCLNFHQLKHGSETIVSGMPALLSNNYPNIMDLRFSRFGSGGTGKF from the exons ATGGAAGACTATCGAGAATTAGATATTCCGCTTGCTAGCTGGATCAGCAAAAATCCCTCCGAGATGGCGGAATCATGGTTTTTTATTCTCTGTTGTTTCATTGCTGGTTTAGTCGGGATTCTCACTATCATTTACACTGCTTTCCAGTGGAGAAAGAACGTAAACATTAGTTGGATGAAAGCTATAGCTAGGTCAAAGAAAAACCCGAAAGCCAGGTATAAGGTCCCTGTAGCTTCTCATAGTTGGACTTTGGAATCCGTATCTCGAGGGAAAAGTTTAAATTGCTGTGTCTGTTTAGAGTCCATGTCGCCATCTCAAACTCTTGGACCAATGGTGGCATCAGAGAGTTTTTTTAATTGCTGCTGCACTTGTGGTGCAGCAGCTCATCTTAGTTGCTCATCGAGTGCTCATAAGGATTGCAAATGTGGATCAATGTTTGGATATAAGCACGTGGTACATCAATGGGCAGTTCGGTGGACAGAGGTAGCAGATCAACCAGATGACTCTTTCTGCAGCTACTGTGAAGAGCCGTGCAGCAGTTCGTTTCTTGGGGGTTCCCCTATATGGTGTTGCTTATGGTGTCAGTGCCTGGTTCACATTGATTGCCATGCTAATATGTTCCATGAAACTGGTGATATTTGTGACCTGGGCCCTTTCAGAAGGCTTATTTTATCGCCTCTTCATGTTAAAGAGTTTACTAGGACGTCCTCTGGTGGACTGCTGAGTTCTATCACACAAGGAGCCAATGAAATTGCATCTTCAGTACGTGCTAGTATTAGAAGTCAAAGCAAGAAAtacaaacacaaaaataaaaaccATTTAAATGAGGTATCTACTGACACAGGCAATGGTGATAATACCGGTGACACAACCACTGAAAGCACTGCAGATACTCATCAAGTAAATGGTACTTATAAAGTAGAGGAAAATTGTAATGGTGGTATACATAAAGAGGCTGTAGATCAGCAACAAGGAAGTGTTCTGAAAAAGCTGGTATCTATACCCAGCTTCAAGAGGAGTTCATCAATCAATCAGAAGGATGAGTCTCAGTTAATACGGATGAAACAGAAATATGAATTGACTGATTTGCCTCCAGATGCTAGGCCTCTGCTAGTTTTTCTAAACAAGAAAAGTGGAGCTCAGCGAGGAGATTCACTTAGGCAGCGGTTGAACATTTTATTAAATCCTGTGCAG GTCTTTGAGTTGAGCTCAACAGAAGGACCAGAAGTAGGTCTTTATCTATTCAGAAGGGTCCCTCACTTCAGGATTCTCATCTGTGGTGGAGATGGTACTGTTGGATGGGTTTTAAATGCTATAGATAAACAAAACTTTGTTTCACCCCCACCAGTAGCAATACTTCCTGCTGGGACGGGAAATGATTTGGCTAGAGTTCTTTCCTGGGGAGGTGGCTTGGGTTCAGTTGAGAGGCAAGGAGGTCTTTGCACACTTTTGCATGATATAGAACAAGCAGCGGTAACCATTCTTGATCGTTGGAAAGTTTCAATCTTGAACCAACAAGGAGAGCTGCTTCAACCTCCAAAGTTCTTGAACAACTACCTTG GTGTTGGTTGCGATGCAAAGGTTGCATTAGAAATCCATAATATGAGGGAGGAAAACCCGGAAAAGTTCTACAATCAG TTCATGAACAAAGTTCTTTATGCCAGAGAAGGCGCCAGGAGTATCATGGATAGGACATTTGCAGATTTTCCATGGCAAGTTCATGTGGAGGTTGATGGTGTTGAGATCGAGGTTCCTGAG GATGCAGAAGGTGTTCTTGTAGCTAATATTGGGAGCTACATGGGCGGAGTAGACTTGTGGCAGAATGAAGATGAAAGCTATGATAATCTTGATCCTCAATCCATGCACGATAAGATGCTGGAGGTTGTTAGCATTTCTGGTACCTGGCATCTTGGGAAGCTTCAG GTGGGGCTTTCCAAAGCTCGGAGGCTTGCACAAGGACAAGTGATTAAAATTCAACTTTTTGCTGCATTTCCTGTTCAAGTAGATGGAGAACCTTGGAATCAGCAACCCTGTACATTGACGATAACACATCATGGACAGGTTTCCTTCCTTCAAAATTCAACAGTGTGCTTAAATTTTCATCAGCTGAAACATGGATCTGAGACCATTGTATCTGGCATGCCTGCATTACTGTCTAATAATTATCCGAACATCATGGATTTAAGGTTCTCACGATTTGGAAGTGGTGGGACTGGGAAGTTTTAG